The following are encoded together in the Vigna angularis cultivar LongXiaoDou No.4 chromosome 9, ASM1680809v1, whole genome shotgun sequence genome:
- the LOC108347659 gene encoding auxin transporter-like protein 4 translates to MLSQKQAEEAIVTNLNETEHEVGSTREEEREQDHSMFSLKSILWHGGSVWDAWFSCASNQVAQVLLTLPYSFSQLGMLSGILFQVFYGIIGSWTAYLISVLYVEYRTRKEKENVNFKNHVIQWFEVLDGLLGPYWKAVGLAFNCTFLLFGSVIQLIACASNIYYINDKLDKRTWTYIFGACCATTVFIPSFHNYRIWSFLGLGMTTYTAWYLAVAAILHGQVENVKHSGPAKLVLYFTGATNILYTFGGHAVTVEIMHAMWKPQKFKYIYLLATLYVFTLTIPSAVAVYWAFGDMLLNHSNAFSLLPQSGFRDAAVILMLIHQFITFGFACTPLYFVWEKVIGMHDTKSICLRALARLPVVIPIWFLAIIFPFFGPINSAVGSLLVSFTVYIIPSLAHMLTYRKATARQNAAEKPPFFMPSWTAMYVLNAFIVVWVFVVGFGLGGWASMTNFIRQIDTFGLFAKCYQCPQATPHVVAAPPPHAHH, encoded by the exons ATGTTGTCTCAGAAGCAAGCAGAGGAAGCAATAGTCACAAACCTCAACGAGACAGAACATGAAGTGGGAAGCACAAGGGAAGAAGAGAGGGAGCAAGACCACTCCATGTTCAGTCTCAAGAGCATCCTTTGGCATGGCGGTTCTGTCTGGGATGCATGGTTCAGCTGTGCCTCAAATCAA GTGGCTCAAGTGCTCTTGACACTCCCATACTCCTTCTCTCAACTTGGCATGCTATCAGGCATCTTGTTTCAGGTGTTCTATGGAATTATCGGAAGCTGGACTGCTTATCTAATCAGTGTCCTCTACGTTGAGTACCGCAccagaaaggaaaaggaaaacgTCAACTTCAAGAACCATGTCATTCAG TGGTTCGAAGTCCTTGATGGGTTACTTGGTCCATATTGGAAAGCAGTGGGGCTAGCCTTCAACTGTACTTTCCTCCTCTTTGGATCTGTGATACAGCTTATAGCATGTGCAAG TAACATCTATTACATAAATGACAAATTGGATAAACGAACTTGGACTTATATTTTTGGAGCTTGCTGTGCCACCACTGTGTTCATACCTTCCTTCCACAATTACCGAATCTGGTCATTTTTGGGTCTTGGAATGACCACTTACACGGCTTGGTACCTTGCTGTGGCAGCTATCCTTCATGGCCAG GTGGAAAATGTTAAACACTCGGGTCCCGCAAAGCTAGTGCTATACTTCACTGGAGCCACTAACATACTCTACACCTTTGGCGGACATGCTGTGACTGT AGAGATTATGCATGCCATGTGGAAGCCCCAAAAGTTCAAGTACATCTACCTGCTGGCCACTTTGTACGTTTTCACACTAACGATTCCCTCCGCCGTCGCCGTCTATTGGGCTTTTGGTGATATGCTTCTTAACCACTCCAACGCCTTCTCTCTCCTTCCCCAGTCTGGCTTCCGTGATGCCGCCGTCATCCTCATGCTCATTCACCAG TTCATCACATTTGGGTTTGCGTGCACTCCATTGTATTTTGTGTGGGAGAAGGTGATTGGGATGCATGACACAAAGAGCATCTGTTTGAGAGCACTTGCACGATTGCCGGTGGTGATACCGATATGGTTTTTGGCTATAATCTTTCCTTTCTTTGGTCCCATAAATTCAGCTGTTGGATCTCTGCTTGTTAGTTTCACTGTCTACATCATCCCTTCCTTAGCCCATATGCTCACTTACAGAAAAGCCACTGCCAGACAG AATGCTGCAGAGAAGCCTCCTTTCTTCATGCCAAGTTGGACTGCAATGTATGTATTGAATGCATTCATTGTTGTATGGGTTTTTGTTGTTGGATTTGGGCTTGGAGGATGGGCCAGCATGACAAACTTTATAAGGCAAATTGATACATTTGGGCTTTTTGCTAAGTGCTACCAGTGCCCTCAAGCAACACCACATGTTGTGGCAGCACCACCCCCTCATGCTCATCATTAA